One Acetobacterium sp. KB-1 DNA segment encodes these proteins:
- the neuB gene encoding N-acetylneuraminate synthase, giving the protein MSVYIIAEAGVNHNGQFELAKKMIQIAKVSGVDAIKFQTFCAEKLVIAKSPKAEYQEKSTGKDENQLEMLKKLELSKNDFIELKNCCDKFGIEFLSSPFDLESLEFLYSIGLKCWKIPSGEITNLPYLIKIANTKLPVILSTGMATLNEVEDAVYILKKYGTEKISLLHCTTEYPTPYEDVNLNAMLTMLKNFDLPVGYSDHTMGIEIPIAAVAMGATIIEKHFTLDRNLDGPDHNASLEPNELKAMVGAIRHLEKALGDGVKQPAESEKKNISIARKSIVAERKITKGELFTEENLTVKRPGNGVSPMKWFEILGKKAVKNFEEDELIEV; this is encoded by the coding sequence TTGAGTGTCTATATTATAGCAGAAGCGGGAGTAAATCACAATGGTCAGTTTGAGTTGGCAAAAAAAATGATACAGATAGCAAAAGTATCAGGAGTCGATGCCATAAAGTTTCAAACCTTTTGCGCTGAAAAACTGGTAATTGCCAAATCTCCAAAAGCAGAATATCAGGAAAAGTCGACTGGGAAAGATGAAAATCAATTAGAAATGCTGAAAAAACTGGAATTGTCAAAAAATGATTTTATTGAGTTGAAAAATTGTTGTGATAAATTTGGCATAGAATTTTTGTCTAGCCCCTTTGACTTGGAGAGTCTTGAGTTTTTATATAGCATCGGATTAAAATGCTGGAAGATTCCATCAGGTGAGATTACGAATTTACCATATTTAATTAAAATTGCCAATACTAAATTACCGGTTATACTTTCTACTGGAATGGCGACTTTGAATGAAGTTGAAGACGCTGTTTATATTCTAAAAAAATATGGAACTGAGAAAATTTCGTTGCTCCATTGCACAACCGAATATCCAACCCCCTATGAGGACGTCAATTTAAATGCGATGCTAACCATGCTGAAAAATTTCGATTTACCAGTCGGATATTCGGACCATACAATGGGAATTGAGATTCCAATTGCAGCAGTGGCTATGGGTGCGACTATTATAGAAAAACACTTTACTCTGGATCGAAATTTGGACGGGCCAGATCATAATGCCAGTCTGGAACCTAACGAGCTTAAGGCAATGGTAGGAGCCATTCGTCATCTTGAAAAAGCTCTGGGGGATGGTGTTAAGCAGCCTGCAGAATCGGAAAAGAAAAACATTAGTATTGCAAGGAAAAGTATTGTTGCTGAAAGAAAAATTACTAAAGGTGAATTGTTTACAGAAGAAAATTTGACAGTAAAACGTCCGGGAAATGGGGTATCACCAATGAAGTGGTTCGAAATTCTAGGAAAAAAAGCGGTAAAGAACTTTGAAGAAGACGAGCTGATTGAGGTATGA
- a CDS encoding acetyltransferase: MSKKLLLIGGGGHCKTVIEAVESRNDYEDIGIIDVSENVGKQILDCKIIGTDRELKHFFYEGFKDAFISLGSIGNPNKRISLYKQIKSLGFYLPVISHFSANISQYASVSEGSFAGKNVIINADTTIGKCVILNTGCIIEHDCGIADFAHIAPGSIISGNVTIGEKTHIGAGSVIRQNTIIGDQTIIGMGSVVVNNVEENCVAFGNPCRKVDNN, from the coding sequence ATGAGTAAAAAGTTACTTTTGATTGGTGGAGGGGGACACTGCAAAACAGTAATTGAGGCGGTTGAATCTAGAAATGATTATGAAGATATTGGGATTATTGATGTTTCTGAGAATGTCGGAAAACAAATTCTAGATTGTAAGATTATAGGCACCGATCGAGAGCTGAAACATTTTTTTTATGAAGGTTTTAAGGATGCTTTTATTAGTTTGGGCAGTATTGGAAATCCAAATAAGCGAATAAGCTTATATAAACAGATTAAAAGTTTGGGTTTTTATCTACCAGTAATTAGCCATTTTTCGGCAAATATCAGTCAGTATGCGAGTGTTTCTGAAGGCAGTTTTGCTGGTAAAAATGTGATCATCAATGCAGACACGACAATTGGAAAGTGTGTTATTCTAAACACTGGCTGTATCATTGAACATGACTGCGGCATTGCTGATTTTGCGCACATAGCTCCTGGTTCTATCATCAGTGGGAATGTTACTATTGGGGAAAAGACACATATAGGCGCTGGTAGTGTCATACGTCAAAATACCATCATAGGAGATCAAACAATCATCGGAATGGGCAGTGTAGTGGTGAACAATGTTGAGGAAAACTGCGTTGCATTTGGAAATCCTTGTCGAAAGGTGGATAATAATTGA
- a CDS encoding sugar phosphate nucleotidyltransferase, producing MEIKDFLIDENRSLLEAMSQLENAARKVLFVTKKGQFVAALTDGDVRRWILKKGSLDAKVKELANYKPKYLHESEKNKAKDYIKQNFIEGVPIVDEDHNIISIIIWNDEKVEKKSTLNIPVVIMAGGLGTRLYPYTKILPKPLIPIGEIPIAEHIINRFVENGCSEFYLILNHKKNMIKAYFNDLEKAYQLNYIDEKKLLGTGGGLSLLKGKITSTFILSNCDILIDEDYQKIMTFHQKQGNFITMICSMKRIRIPYGVVEINETGEIDEMKEKPEISIFVNTGMYVVDGRVVVEIEADKEMGFPDIIEKYRNQGEKIGVFPISENAWLDMGQLDELEIMRKRLEKDE from the coding sequence ATGGAAATTAAAGATTTTCTGATTGATGAAAACAGATCTTTGCTGGAAGCCATGTCTCAACTGGAAAATGCCGCAAGAAAAGTGCTATTTGTGACAAAAAAAGGACAATTTGTCGCAGCACTAACAGATGGCGATGTTCGTCGCTGGATTCTTAAAAAAGGAAGCTTGGACGCAAAAGTTAAAGAGCTGGCAAATTACAAGCCCAAGTATTTACATGAAAGTGAAAAGAATAAAGCGAAGGATTATATAAAACAAAATTTTATTGAAGGGGTTCCGATTGTAGATGAGGATCACAACATTATTTCTATTATAATTTGGAATGATGAAAAAGTTGAGAAAAAAAGTACACTCAATATACCAGTAGTGATCATGGCTGGAGGTTTGGGAACACGACTGTATCCCTATACCAAAATTCTTCCCAAACCCCTCATTCCCATTGGTGAAATCCCCATTGCTGAACACATCATCAATCGCTTTGTGGAAAATGGATGCAGTGAGTTCTATCTTATTCTTAATCATAAAAAGAATATGATAAAAGCGTATTTTAATGATCTGGAGAAAGCATATCAGCTCAATTATATTGATGAAAAAAAACTTCTGGGTACAGGCGGTGGCCTGAGCCTATTAAAAGGAAAAATAACTTCGACTTTTATTTTATCCAATTGTGACATTCTCATTGATGAAGACTATCAGAAAATAATGACATTCCATCAAAAACAGGGCAACTTTATTACGATGATCTGTTCTATGAAACGAATACGAATACCTTATGGTGTGGTGGAAATCAATGAAACGGGAGAGATTGATGAGATGAAAGAAAAACCAGAGATCTCTATATTTGTCAATACCGGTATGTATGTGGTTGATGGCCGGGTTGTTGTCGAAATTGAAGCGGATAAAGAAATGGGTTTTCCGGATATTATTGAGAAGTATCGCAATCAGGGAGAAAAAATTGGGGTCTTTCCTATTAGTGAGAATGCCTGGTTGGATATGGGACAATTAGATGAACTAGAAATTATGCGAAAAAGGTTGGAAAAGGATGAGTAA
- a CDS encoding NAD-dependent 4,6-dehydratase LegB, which produces MKKILVTGADGFIGSHLVEELVKSGHKVRAFVFYNSFNTWGWLDTLPNNILNEIEVMTGDIRDPNGVRIAMRGIDEVYHLAALIAIPFSYHSPDTYVDTNIKGTLNILQAARDLDTSRILVTSTSEVYGTAQYVPIDEKHPFQGQSPYSATKIGADRLAESFYRSFSTPVTIVRPFNTYGPRQSARAVIPTIITQLLSGKEEIKLGLLSPTRDFNYVKDTVNGFLEIAKRDKTIGEEINIATQREITIGELARELIRQINPKARIVCEEERLRPEKSEVSRLLGSNEKIMHLTDWRPVYSLEEGLNETIGFFRKNMGKYKADIYNL; this is translated from the coding sequence ATGAAGAAGATTCTAGTAACAGGAGCAGATGGTTTTATCGGGAGTCATCTGGTTGAAGAACTTGTAAAAAGTGGTCATAAGGTCAGAGCTTTTGTGTTTTATAACTCGTTTAATACTTGGGGATGGCTGGATACCTTACCCAATAATATTTTAAATGAAATTGAGGTTATGACAGGTGATATCCGCGATCCAAATGGTGTACGCATTGCCATGAGAGGGATTGATGAAGTTTATCATCTGGCGGCACTGATAGCGATTCCTTTTTCTTATCATTCTCCAGACACATATGTGGATACGAATATTAAAGGAACACTAAACATATTGCAGGCTGCGAGAGACCTGGATACCTCAAGAATTTTAGTAACGTCCACCTCTGAAGTTTATGGAACCGCTCAATATGTTCCCATTGATGAAAAGCACCCTTTTCAGGGACAGTCCCCTTATTCGGCTACAAAAATCGGTGCGGATCGTCTGGCAGAATCGTTTTATCGGAGCTTTAGTACACCAGTTACAATCGTTAGACCATTTAATACCTATGGTCCACGGCAATCGGCCAGAGCGGTTATTCCAACGATTATTACCCAGCTTTTATCAGGCAAAGAAGAAATCAAACTTGGTTTATTGTCACCAACCCGTGATTTTAATTATGTAAAAGACACGGTAAATGGTTTTCTTGAAATTGCCAAAAGAGATAAAACCATTGGAGAAGAGATCAATATTGCGACCCAACGGGAAATTACTATTGGTGAATTGGCAAGAGAGTTGATAAGGCAAATTAATCCTAAGGCTAGAATTGTCTGTGAAGAAGAACGTCTTCGCCCCGAAAAGAGTGAGGTTAGTCGATTGCTAGGTTCCAATGAAAAGATTATGCATTTGACTGATTGGAGGCCGGTATATTCTCTTGAAGAAGGGTTAAATGAAACCATTGGTTTTTTCCGGAAAAATATGGGTAAATATAAAGCAGATATTTATAATCTTTGA
- a CDS encoding motility associated factor glycosyltransferase family protein gives MLADNIVLMKKQYPEIYEAVKNWEESSNQASFSVEKAADGNQTLKYFTGEQSLFVHSKYNPLREATSIIDKLVGDEAMTPETHVIFYGLGLGYHIDEFTKRFSDISFSIFEPSIEVVTAYLDQKPFKKLPLKNMVTFRCDNNVAALYNALVQSGDKHFVICVLPVYSKIFISEYETFLSDYMQLVKNQRSALSVNYAFKKRWIINSVNNFKTVLTTPNILTDNRGQFRDKTAILVSAGPSLDYEIENLKNIKSNHLAFIFSVGTSINTLIHHGIYPDVMTTYDPTENNRLVFNNINERGINNIPMIFGSSVAYEVLADYKGPKLHTITTQDSVSDYFLKRVDKEEIEKVTDASSIAVVTFELLVKLGFKRIILVGQNLSYTNRKVYASGVTHRSNEVDTERFELCSVENVNGELVETSEHMLQMKKQLEMSIENFNVEVFNTTVDGASIVGAKYLRLSKLIQETLTEKIMDGNEFSLEFQEHYNKIYLIQQLQDFKIAFQLYLNQLTNTKRIIEDLKKITDVKRIDTLISQLEVSIKELESNDFFSCIAQPINRVEYAILVNKANGIKNEKNVMIKNKKITKPTEIFINHLLQDMELNRGIVTVLDNTIKNYTKVSE, from the coding sequence ATGCTAGCTGATAATATTGTTTTAATGAAAAAACAATATCCGGAGATTTACGAAGCTGTTAAGAATTGGGAAGAAAGTAGTAATCAAGCTAGTTTTTCAGTCGAGAAAGCCGCTGATGGTAATCAAACTTTAAAATATTTTACGGGCGAACAGTCACTGTTTGTTCACAGTAAATACAATCCGCTTCGCGAGGCCACATCAATCATCGACAAACTTGTTGGTGATGAAGCAATGACGCCTGAAACTCATGTGATTTTTTATGGTCTGGGTCTGGGTTATCACATTGATGAATTTACGAAGCGCTTCAGTGATATCAGCTTCTCTATCTTCGAGCCATCAATTGAAGTTGTCACTGCTTATTTGGATCAGAAACCATTCAAAAAACTGCCACTCAAAAATATGGTTACTTTTCGTTGTGATAATAATGTTGCAGCGCTTTATAATGCTCTCGTTCAATCAGGAGATAAACACTTTGTGATCTGTGTACTTCCTGTTTATTCTAAAATATTTATTTCAGAATATGAAACTTTTTTATCTGATTATATGCAGTTGGTAAAAAACCAACGAAGTGCGTTAAGCGTTAATTATGCATTTAAAAAACGGTGGATTATCAATAGTGTGAATAATTTTAAAACAGTTTTAACAACTCCGAATATTTTAACAGATAACAGGGGTCAATTTCGAGATAAAACGGCAATTTTAGTCTCTGCTGGGCCCTCGTTGGATTACGAAATTGAGAATCTTAAGAATATTAAAAGCAATCATTTGGCATTTATTTTCTCTGTAGGAACAAGCATCAATACGTTAATTCATCATGGTATTTATCCCGATGTGATGACTACTTACGATCCCACAGAAAACAATAGATTGGTATTTAACAATATTAATGAACGCGGTATTAATAACATTCCAATGATTTTCGGATCGAGTGTGGCATATGAAGTATTAGCCGATTATAAAGGACCTAAGTTGCATACTATCACAACACAAGATTCGGTATCAGATTACTTTCTAAAAAGAGTGGACAAAGAAGAAATAGAAAAAGTTACGGATGCATCGTCGATCGCGGTTGTAACGTTTGAATTGCTAGTAAAATTAGGCTTTAAGCGCATTATTTTAGTTGGCCAGAATTTATCATATACCAATCGTAAGGTATATGCAAGCGGTGTTACACATCGTTCAAATGAGGTTGATACTGAACGTTTTGAATTGTGTTCTGTTGAAAATGTGAACGGCGAGCTTGTTGAAACGTCCGAACATATGCTGCAGATGAAAAAGCAGCTAGAAATGTCCATTGAAAATTTTAATGTAGAAGTTTTTAATACAACGGTTGATGGTGCAAGCATTGTAGGGGCAAAATATTTACGACTAAGCAAACTGATTCAAGAAACTTTAACCGAAAAAATTATGGATGGAAATGAATTTAGTCTAGAGTTTCAGGAACATTATAATAAAATTTATTTAATTCAGCAGTTACAGGATTTTAAGATAGCATTTCAGCTTTACCTAAATCAATTGACAAACACTAAAAGGATTATCGAAGATCTTAAAAAAATTACTGATGTTAAAAGAATTGACACATTAATCAGTCAATTGGAAGTTTCAATAAAAGAACTGGAGAGCAATGATTTCTTCAGTTGTATTGCACAACCTATCAATCGTGTTGAATATGCTATTTTAGTGAATAAGGCCAACGGTATCAAAAATGAAAAAAATGTCATGATTAAAAATAAAAAAATCACGAAACCTACTGAGATTTTCATCAATCATTTACTTCAGGATATGGAATTGAATCGAGGCATCGTCACTGTTTTAGATAATACGATCAAAAATTATACAAAGGTGAGCGAATGA